The following are from one region of the Aspergillus chevalieri M1 DNA, chromosome 1, nearly complete sequence genome:
- a CDS encoding uncharacterized protein (COG:G;~EggNog:ENOG410PJJ1;~InterPro:IPR005829,IPR005828,IPR020846,IPR036259;~TransMembrane:5 (o29-48i60-82o94-114i121-138o144-165i);~go_component: GO:0016021 - integral component of membrane [Evidence IEA];~go_function: GO:0022857 - transmembrane transporter activity [Evidence IEA];~go_process: GO:0055085 - transmembrane transport [Evidence IEA]) has product MDTGIIGPVTVMKHFVAQFGNQSATVHGLIVSSILIPAAISSFFAAYLADRLGRPSGISIGALSFGIGAALEAAAVHLAMFVVGRCIEGIGEGLYLGTLVVYICEISPTSVRSALTTGPQLLITLGLVMGFFTCYGTSRIDSSFSWRTPFLILACFSAVFSVAAYL; this is encoded by the exons ATGGACACGGGCATCATCGGTCCTGTGACCGTCATGAAGCATTTCGTCGCTCAATTCGGCAACCAGTCAGCCACCGTCCACGGTCTGATCGTATCCTCCATTCTCATTCCGGCTGCGATATCCTCATTCTTCGCGGCTTATTTGGCAGATCGACTAGGACGACCATCGGGAATTAGCATTGGTGCTTTAAGCTTCGGTATCGGGGCTGCTCTGGAAGCTGCAGCAGTCCATTTGGCTATGTTTGTCGTGGGAAGGTGTATTGAGGGGATTGGGGAGGGATTGTATCTGGGAACTTTGGTTGT GTATATCTGTGAAATCTCGCCGACCAGCGTCCGGAGTGCGCTGACGACCGGCCCTCAATTGCTCATTACGCTCGGTCTGGTGATGGGTTTCTTCACCTGTTATGGAACTTCACGTATCGACTCGTCATTTTCATGGCGGACACCGTTTCTCATCCTAGCCTGCTTCTCGGCCGTCTTCTCGGTCGCTGCGTACCTATAA
- a CDS encoding uncharacterized protein (COG:G;~EggNog:ENOG410PJJ1;~InterPro:IPR005829,IPR005828,IPR020846,IPR036259;~TransMembrane:5 (o32-53i62-82o94-119i131-153o159-180i);~go_component: GO:0016021 - integral component of membrane [Evidence IEA];~go_function: GO:0022857 - transmembrane transporter activity [Evidence IEA];~go_process: GO:0055085 - transmembrane transport [Evidence IEA]) — MGMQQLSGIDGVLYYAPLLFEQAGLISSEASFFASGVSAIVIFAVTIPALIWADEWGRRHSIVYGGLGLSITMFLIGALYASQTVHSSTGAGRWVVIVSIYIFAVIYSLSWAVGIKIYAAEIQPQRTRASATSLAHGSNWTTKFLVALTTPILLSTSSFGAYFLFGGCALLTAFICAVFMPETKGRSLDEIEEAFKWKVVGIQNLAKVFPLLR; from the exons ATGGGAATGCAGCAGCTCAGCGGAATTGATGGAGTTCTCTAC TACGCCCCCCTCCTCTTCGAACAAGCTGGTCTAATTTCCTCAGAAGCCAGTTTCTTCGCATCTGGCGTTTCCGCCATCGTTATCTTTGCAGTTACCATCCCCGCCCTCATCTGGGCCGACGAATGGGGTCGCAGACACAGCATCGTCTACGGTGGGCTCGGCCTCAGCATCACAATGTTCCTAATCGGCGCCCTCTACGCCTCCCAAACCGTCCACAGCTCCACTGGCGCCGGCCGGTGGGTCGTCATTGTCTCCATCTACATCTTTGCCGTGATCTACTCCCTCAGCTGGGCCGTGGGGATCAAGATCTACGCGGCTGAGATCCAACCGCAGCGCACGCGCGCATCCGCAACTAGTCTTGCGCACGGCAGTAATTGGACGACAAAGTTTCTGGTTGCGTTGACGACGCCAATTTTATTGTCGACTAGTAGTTTTGGCGCGTACTTCCTGTTCGGAGGGTGTGCGCTTCTCACGGCGTTTATTTGTGCGGTGTTCATGCCGGAGACCAAGGGGAGGTCATtggatgagattgaggaagCGTTCAAATGGAAGGTTGTCGGAATACAGAATCTGGCGAAAGTGTTTCCACTTCTGAGATAG